One region of Paenibacillus polymyxa M1 genomic DNA includes:
- the leuC gene encoding 3-isopropylmalate dehydratase large subunit, with product MSKKTMFEKIWDNHVIYQEAGKPSILYIDLHLVHEVTSPQAFEGLRLSGRKVRRPELTFATMDHNVPTKDRYNITDPISKQQIDTLTQNCRDFGVTLYDLDTVDQGVVHVMGPELGLTHPGKTIVCGDSHTSTHGAFGALAFGIGTSEVEHVLATQCLQQAKAKTMEVRFVGRRKPGVTAKDMILGVIAKYGTDFATGYVIEYTGESIRELSMEERMTVCNMSIEGGARAGMIAPDETTFNYLRGRQHVAQGDAFEQAVAEWKELVTDEGAEFDVVLEFDVDSLIPQVTWGTSPGMGTDISSTVPIPAELPTENERKAAEKALEYMDLKPGTPITDIAIDYVFIGSCTNGRIEDLRAAAEVAKGYKVSDKVTAIVVPGSGRVKIQAEEEGLDVIFQEAGFEWREAGCSMCLAMNPDVLQPGQRCASTSNRNFEGRQGRGGRTHLVSPAMAAAAAIHGHFVDVRDWKFKQEEVVR from the coding sequence ATGAGTAAAAAGACCATGTTCGAGAAAATTTGGGATAACCATGTCATCTATCAGGAAGCGGGCAAGCCGAGTATTTTGTACATTGATCTTCACCTCGTACATGAGGTAACTTCGCCGCAGGCGTTTGAGGGACTACGTCTTAGCGGTCGCAAGGTGCGTCGTCCAGAGCTGACGTTTGCCACAATGGATCATAACGTACCGACAAAAGATCGTTACAACATTACGGACCCGATTTCCAAGCAGCAGATTGATACATTAACTCAAAATTGCCGCGATTTCGGTGTCACACTATATGATCTGGATACGGTGGATCAGGGTGTCGTTCACGTTATGGGGCCTGAACTGGGGCTGACTCATCCGGGAAAAACGATTGTTTGTGGTGATAGCCATACCTCCACACACGGGGCGTTCGGAGCGCTCGCTTTTGGTATCGGAACCAGTGAGGTAGAGCACGTATTGGCAACGCAATGTCTCCAGCAAGCAAAAGCAAAAACGATGGAAGTTCGTTTTGTAGGGCGTCGCAAACCTGGTGTGACGGCAAAGGACATGATTTTGGGTGTCATCGCCAAATACGGTACAGATTTCGCTACAGGCTATGTTATTGAGTACACGGGTGAATCCATCCGCGAGTTGAGCATGGAAGAGCGCATGACAGTGTGTAACATGTCTATTGAAGGCGGAGCCAGAGCAGGTATGATTGCGCCGGACGAAACGACCTTCAACTACTTGCGTGGACGTCAACATGTAGCCCAAGGTGACGCATTTGAGCAGGCGGTTGCTGAGTGGAAAGAGCTTGTCACCGATGAAGGCGCCGAGTTTGATGTCGTGCTGGAGTTTGACGTGGATTCCTTAATTCCACAAGTAACGTGGGGCACCAGTCCCGGTATGGGCACAGATATTTCCTCAACCGTACCCATTCCGGCAGAATTGCCGACAGAAAACGAACGTAAAGCAGCTGAAAAAGCGCTTGAATATATGGATTTGAAGCCAGGCACACCGATCACGGATATTGCAATTGATTATGTGTTTATCGGCTCCTGCACCAACGGTCGGATTGAAGATTTGCGCGCTGCAGCCGAAGTAGCCAAAGGCTACAAGGTTTCTGACAAAGTCACGGCAATCGTGGTACCAGGTTCGGGTCGTGTGAAAATTCAGGCTGAAGAAGAAGGACTGGACGTCATTTTTCAAGAAGCAGGATTTGAGTGGCGCGAAGCGGGTTGCAGCATGTGTCTTGCGATGAATCCAGATGTACTTCAACCGGGGCAACGTTGTGCTTCAACTTCTAATCGCAACTTTGAAGGTCGTCAGGGACGCGGAGGACGTACTCACCTTGTATCTCCAGCAATGGCAGCCGCTGCGGCGATTCATGGACATTTTGTCGATGTACGAGATTGGAAATTCAAGCAAGAAGAAGTTGTCCGCTAG